A portion of the Manduca sexta isolate Smith_Timp_Sample1 chromosome 20, JHU_Msex_v1.0, whole genome shotgun sequence genome contains these proteins:
- the LOC115445493 gene encoding uncharacterized protein LOC115445493 isoform X2, with product MLFAPIAVEAMKCKEENCEVGVVLEHNSLIVLSVNKTIVCLCGRDRNNPFERGKLRKREEHSASVHPAEVLQAAPAPQPEPLAFRQQPLWQFPPPLPPPYVYPHDQDNLMQPHGNERASFRSLRKNIGGRWKRLVKKKPEQEVYTIPPELKPQLKQIYVY from the exons ATGCTCTTCGCTCCTATCGCCGTGGAGGCGATGAAGTGTAAAGAGGAAAACTGCGAGGTTGGCGTGGTCCTCGAGCACAACTCACTGATCGTGCTGTCAGTCAACAAGACCATCGTCTGCCTATGCGGGAGGGATAGGAACAATCCCTTCGAGCGCGG CAAGCTGCGAAAGAGGGAGGAGCACTCTGCTTCAGTGCACCCCGCTGAGGTGCTCCaggccgcgcccgcgccgcagcCGGAGCCCCTCGCCTTCCGCCAGCAGCCATTGTGGCAGTTCCCGCCGCCGCTGCCTCCGCCTTACGTCTATCCTCACGATCAG GACAACTTGATGCAGCCGCACGGCAATGAACGTGCTAGTTTCCGCAGTCTTCGCAAGAACATCGGTGGTCGTTGGAAGCGACTAGTGAAAAAGAAGCCTGAACAGGAAGTTTACACGATCCCGCCCGAGCTAAAGCCGCAACTGAAGCAGATATACGTTTACTAG